From the genome of Mixophyes fleayi isolate aMixFle1 chromosome 2, aMixFle1.hap1, whole genome shotgun sequence, one region includes:
- the MTMR4 gene encoding phosphatidylinositol-3,5-bisphosphate 3-phosphatase MTMR4 isoform X1 — MTEPPPRPHCSVLSCFGEEPPSLEYIQAKDLFPPRELVKEEDKLQVPFQVLPGESVEYLGSANDAVIAVSNYRLHIKFKDSVINVPLRMIETVESRDMFQLQIICKDSKVVRCHFSTFKQCQEWLKRLSRATVRPTKQEDLFAFAYHAWCQGVCTDEEEHHVHLCRPGDHVKDRFQMELQRMGFDMQNAWRVSEINNNYKLCPSYPQKLLVPVWITDKELENVATFRSWKRIPVVVYRHTRTGAVIARCSQPEISWWGWRNADDEYLVTSIAKACALNPGGRTANVNFSNKSTSEGNENTDTDFDSSLTACPGIEGSGAPQKLLILDARSYTAAVANRAKGGGCECEEYYPNCEVAFMGMANIHSIRNSFQYLRAVCNQVPDPGNWLSALESTKWLQHLSVMLKAATVVANAVDREERPVLVHCSDGWDRTPQIVSLAKVLLDPYYRTLEGFQVLVETDWLDYGHKFGDRCGHQENAEDQNEQCPVFLQWLDCVHQLLHQFPCLFEFNHAFLVKLVQHTYSCLYGTFLSNNPCERETRNIYKRTCSVWSLLRTGNKNFHNLLYMPGGELVLHPVCHVRALQLWTAVYLPASSPCAPIDDGMELYLSPASQGPDFNSRSLDRLPKTRSMDNLVTACDSGGLLTRTSSDPNLNNHQVNLDSCCNNAGGSETESQANPQHTIDVKDTEEEELHNSLHTVSQDEGGNTEEVTESYNNNNELNENGTSPVIKAEVTEMKCDDVKPVLENSTDIHEQHIITISIADTDQHKSPVLAHLPCPSSEADVPAINTSCKEITKSGKIAKEVCRTDRKAVSQMPKGEISILASNWDSFQGMMKSVPIGGLGLRRPLSYEYSTRSLHSKHGRHTAGSYISRDAAKISYNFPASLHCSGPSVKSCRGSVACHTRLLQTGRFFPLACPSPAPLMYQDDDGLPIPNDVVQQRLRQMEASYKQEVDLLRRQVWELQLQLEIRQYCAPPPEPEADYEDDFTCVKESDGSDMDDLYSDKSEDRLSEASWEPVDKKDTEVTRWVPDHMASHCFNCDCEFWLAKRRHHCRNCGNVFCGGCCHLKLPIPDQQLYDPVLVCNTCYDNIQVTRARELMSQQLKKPLAAASS; from the exons ATGACTGAGCCCCCGCCGCGCCCCCACTGCTCGGTGCTCAGCTGCTTT GGTGAAGAGCCCCCCAGTCTGGAATACATCCAAGCCAAGGATCTGTTCCCACCAAGGGAACTGGTAAAGGAGGAGGATAAGCTACAG GTACCTTTCCAAGTGCTGCCAGGCGAGAGCGTGGAGTATTTGGGGAGTGCAAATGATGCCGTTATAGCGGTCTCCAACTACAGGCTACACATCAAGTTCAAGGACTCCGTCAtcaat GTGCCTTTAAGGATGATTGAGACTGTGGAGAGTCGAGACATGTTCCAGCTTCAGATTATCTGCAAGGACTCCAAAGTAGTGAG ATGTCACTTTTCCACTTTTAAGCAGTGCCAGGAATGGCTGAAGCGACTGAGTAGAGCTACTGTTCGTCCAACCAAACAAGAAGATCTGTTTGCATTTGCCTACCATGCTTGGTGCCAGGGAGTCTGCACTGACGAGGAGGAGCACCATGTTCACCTCTGTCGCCCAG GTGATCATGTGAAGGATCGCTTCCAGATGGAGTTGCAACGCATGGGTTTTGATATGCAGAATGCATGGAGAGTGTCTGAAATCAACAACAACTACAA ACTGTGTCCAAGTTACCCTCAAAAGCTCCTGGTTCCTGTCTGGATCACTGACAAAGAGCTTGAGAATGTTGCTACCTTCAGATCATGGAAACGGATTCCTGTTGTGGTGTACAG ACATACCCGAACTGGGGCAGTGATAGCACGTTGCAGTCAACCAGAGATCAGCTGGTGGGGCTGGCGCAATGCCGACGATGAGTATCTGGTTACTTCCATTGCCAAGGCCTGTGCACTAAACCCAGGAGGACGTACAGCTAACGTCAACTTCAGTAACAAAAGCACCAGTGAGGGGAATGAGAATACAGACACAGACTTCG ATTCTTCATTGACCGCCTGCCCGGGTATTGAGGGGAGTGGGGCACCTCAGAAGCTCTTGATCCTGGATGCTAGGTCTTATACGGCTGCGGTTGCAAACAGGGCAAAAGGTGGAGGCTGCGAATGTGAAG AATACTATCCAAATTGTGAAGTAGCATTTATGGGAATGGCGAATATTCACTCGATCAGGAATAGTTTCCAGTACCTGCGAGCTGTGTGCAATCAAGTACCGGATCCTGGAAA CTGGCTCTCAGCATTGGAAAGTACTAAGTGGCTGCAGCACCTTTCTGTCATGTTGAAAGCTGCCACTGTTGTGGCCAACGCAGTGGACCGGGAAGAGCGTCCGGTGCTAGTTCACTGCTCGGATGGCTGGGACAGAACCCCTCAGATTGTATCCCTGGCAAAGGTTCTGTTGGATCCATATTACCGAACCTTAGAG GGATTCCAGGTGTTGGTCGAGACAGACTGGTTAGATTACGGCCATAAGTTTGGCGATCGCTGTGGTCATCAGGAAAATGCTGAAGATCAAAACGAGCAGTGCCCTGTCTTCCTACAGTGGCTGGACTGTGTCCATCAGCTTCTCCATCAGTTTCCTTGTCTCTTTGAATTCAACCATGCCTTCCTG GTGAAATTAGTCCAGCACACATACTCGTGCCTCTATGGAACGTTCCTCTCCAACAACCCTTGTGAACGAGAGACGCGCAACATCTACAAAAGGACCTGCTCAGTGTGGTCTCTACTTAGAACTGGCAACAAAAACTTCCACAACCTGCTGTACATGCCTGGTGGTGAGCTG GTTCTACACCCAGTTTGTCATGTCCGGGCTCTTCAGCTCTGGACAGCTGTATATCTCCCTGCCTCTTCTCCTTGTGCGCCCATTGATGACGGCATGGAACTTTACCTCTCCCCAGCATCTCAAGGACCAGACTTTAATTCTAGATCACTGGACAG GTTACCTAAAACGCGTTCAATGGATAATCTAGTGACTGCGTGTGACAGTGGTGGTCTGCTGACACGCACTTCAAGTGACCCCAACTTAAATAATCATCAAGTTAACCTTGACTCATGCTGCAATAATGCTGGTGGCAGTGAAACAGAAAGTCAGGCTAATCCGCAGCACACCATAGATGTGAAAGacacggaggaggaggagctacATAATTCTCTCCATACAGTCAGCCAAGATGAGGGCGGAAATACAGAAGAAGTCACAGAAagttataacaataataatgaactTAATGAAAATGGCACTTCACCAGTTATCAAGGCAGAAGTTACAGAAATGAAATGTGACGATGTTAAACCTGTGCTGGAAAATAGTACAGATATACATGAGCAACATATTATTACTATATCTATTGCTGATACCGATCAACATAAAAGTCCTGTTTTGGCACATCTACCTTGTCCAAGCTCAGAGGCTGATGTGCCTGCCATTAACACTTCATGCAAAGAGATTACCAAGTCTGGTAAGATAGCAAAGGAAGTATGTAGGACTGACAGAAAAGCAGTGTCTCAGATGCCAAAGGGTGAGATCTCTATTCTGGCATCTAACTGGGACAGTTTCCAAGGAATGATGAAATCTGTTCCTATAGGTGGGCTTGGTCTTCGCCGTCCTTTGTCATACGAGTACTCTACTAGAAGTCTCCATAGCAAGCATGGAAGACATACAGCTGGATCATATATTTCCAGAGATGCTGCAAAGATTTCCTACAATTTTCCTGCCTCATTGCACTGTTCTGGGCCGTCCGTGAAAAGCTGCAGAGGGTCAGTGGCTTGTCACACCAGGCTGCTTCAGACAGGTCGATTTTTTCCTTTGGCTTGTCCATCACCTGCGCCTCTCATGTACCAAGATGACGACGGCTTGCCTATTCCCAATGATGTTGTCCAACAACGGCTAAGACAGATGGAAGCTAGCTACAAACAAGAGGTTGACCTACTGCGAAGGCAGGTGTGGGAATTGCAGTTACAGCTGGAAATTCGACAGTATTGTGCTCCACCACCAGAACCTGAGGCCGACTACGAAGATGACTTT ACATGTGTGAAAGAGTCCGATGGCAGCGATATGGATGACCTGTACTCTGATAAAAGTGAGGACCGACTGTCAGAGGCCAGTTGGGAGCCAGTGGATAAAAAGGATACCGAG gtcACAAGATGGGTACCTGACCACATGGCTTCACATTGTTTCAACTGTGACTGCGAATTCTGGTTGGCTAAACGGAGACATCACTGCAG GAACTGCGGAAATGTTTTTTGTGGCGGCTGCTGTCATTTGAAGCTTCCCATTCCAGACCAACAGCTCTACGACCCAGTCTTGGTTTGCAATACATGCTACGACAACATCCAAGTCACACGAGCTAGGGAGCTTATGTCCCAGCAGCTGAAGAAACCCCTAGCTGCAGCATCAAGCTGA
- the MTMR4 gene encoding phosphatidylinositol-3,5-bisphosphate 3-phosphatase MTMR4 isoform X2 codes for MGEEPPSLEYIQAKDLFPPRELVKEEDKLQVPFQVLPGESVEYLGSANDAVIAVSNYRLHIKFKDSVINVPLRMIETVESRDMFQLQIICKDSKVVRCHFSTFKQCQEWLKRLSRATVRPTKQEDLFAFAYHAWCQGVCTDEEEHHVHLCRPGDHVKDRFQMELQRMGFDMQNAWRVSEINNNYKLCPSYPQKLLVPVWITDKELENVATFRSWKRIPVVVYRHTRTGAVIARCSQPEISWWGWRNADDEYLVTSIAKACALNPGGRTANVNFSNKSTSEGNENTDTDFDSSLTACPGIEGSGAPQKLLILDARSYTAAVANRAKGGGCECEEYYPNCEVAFMGMANIHSIRNSFQYLRAVCNQVPDPGNWLSALESTKWLQHLSVMLKAATVVANAVDREERPVLVHCSDGWDRTPQIVSLAKVLLDPYYRTLEGFQVLVETDWLDYGHKFGDRCGHQENAEDQNEQCPVFLQWLDCVHQLLHQFPCLFEFNHAFLVKLVQHTYSCLYGTFLSNNPCERETRNIYKRTCSVWSLLRTGNKNFHNLLYMPGGELVLHPVCHVRALQLWTAVYLPASSPCAPIDDGMELYLSPASQGPDFNSRSLDRLPKTRSMDNLVTACDSGGLLTRTSSDPNLNNHQVNLDSCCNNAGGSETESQANPQHTIDVKDTEEEELHNSLHTVSQDEGGNTEEVTESYNNNNELNENGTSPVIKAEVTEMKCDDVKPVLENSTDIHEQHIITISIADTDQHKSPVLAHLPCPSSEADVPAINTSCKEITKSGKIAKEVCRTDRKAVSQMPKGEISILASNWDSFQGMMKSVPIGGLGLRRPLSYEYSTRSLHSKHGRHTAGSYISRDAAKISYNFPASLHCSGPSVKSCRGSVACHTRLLQTGRFFPLACPSPAPLMYQDDDGLPIPNDVVQQRLRQMEASYKQEVDLLRRQVWELQLQLEIRQYCAPPPEPEADYEDDFTCVKESDGSDMDDLYSDKSEDRLSEASWEPVDKKDTEVTRWVPDHMASHCFNCDCEFWLAKRRHHCRNCGNVFCGGCCHLKLPIPDQQLYDPVLVCNTCYDNIQVTRARELMSQQLKKPLAAASS; via the exons GGTGAAGAGCCCCCCAGTCTGGAATACATCCAAGCCAAGGATCTGTTCCCACCAAGGGAACTGGTAAAGGAGGAGGATAAGCTACAG GTACCTTTCCAAGTGCTGCCAGGCGAGAGCGTGGAGTATTTGGGGAGTGCAAATGATGCCGTTATAGCGGTCTCCAACTACAGGCTACACATCAAGTTCAAGGACTCCGTCAtcaat GTGCCTTTAAGGATGATTGAGACTGTGGAGAGTCGAGACATGTTCCAGCTTCAGATTATCTGCAAGGACTCCAAAGTAGTGAG ATGTCACTTTTCCACTTTTAAGCAGTGCCAGGAATGGCTGAAGCGACTGAGTAGAGCTACTGTTCGTCCAACCAAACAAGAAGATCTGTTTGCATTTGCCTACCATGCTTGGTGCCAGGGAGTCTGCACTGACGAGGAGGAGCACCATGTTCACCTCTGTCGCCCAG GTGATCATGTGAAGGATCGCTTCCAGATGGAGTTGCAACGCATGGGTTTTGATATGCAGAATGCATGGAGAGTGTCTGAAATCAACAACAACTACAA ACTGTGTCCAAGTTACCCTCAAAAGCTCCTGGTTCCTGTCTGGATCACTGACAAAGAGCTTGAGAATGTTGCTACCTTCAGATCATGGAAACGGATTCCTGTTGTGGTGTACAG ACATACCCGAACTGGGGCAGTGATAGCACGTTGCAGTCAACCAGAGATCAGCTGGTGGGGCTGGCGCAATGCCGACGATGAGTATCTGGTTACTTCCATTGCCAAGGCCTGTGCACTAAACCCAGGAGGACGTACAGCTAACGTCAACTTCAGTAACAAAAGCACCAGTGAGGGGAATGAGAATACAGACACAGACTTCG ATTCTTCATTGACCGCCTGCCCGGGTATTGAGGGGAGTGGGGCACCTCAGAAGCTCTTGATCCTGGATGCTAGGTCTTATACGGCTGCGGTTGCAAACAGGGCAAAAGGTGGAGGCTGCGAATGTGAAG AATACTATCCAAATTGTGAAGTAGCATTTATGGGAATGGCGAATATTCACTCGATCAGGAATAGTTTCCAGTACCTGCGAGCTGTGTGCAATCAAGTACCGGATCCTGGAAA CTGGCTCTCAGCATTGGAAAGTACTAAGTGGCTGCAGCACCTTTCTGTCATGTTGAAAGCTGCCACTGTTGTGGCCAACGCAGTGGACCGGGAAGAGCGTCCGGTGCTAGTTCACTGCTCGGATGGCTGGGACAGAACCCCTCAGATTGTATCCCTGGCAAAGGTTCTGTTGGATCCATATTACCGAACCTTAGAG GGATTCCAGGTGTTGGTCGAGACAGACTGGTTAGATTACGGCCATAAGTTTGGCGATCGCTGTGGTCATCAGGAAAATGCTGAAGATCAAAACGAGCAGTGCCCTGTCTTCCTACAGTGGCTGGACTGTGTCCATCAGCTTCTCCATCAGTTTCCTTGTCTCTTTGAATTCAACCATGCCTTCCTG GTGAAATTAGTCCAGCACACATACTCGTGCCTCTATGGAACGTTCCTCTCCAACAACCCTTGTGAACGAGAGACGCGCAACATCTACAAAAGGACCTGCTCAGTGTGGTCTCTACTTAGAACTGGCAACAAAAACTTCCACAACCTGCTGTACATGCCTGGTGGTGAGCTG GTTCTACACCCAGTTTGTCATGTCCGGGCTCTTCAGCTCTGGACAGCTGTATATCTCCCTGCCTCTTCTCCTTGTGCGCCCATTGATGACGGCATGGAACTTTACCTCTCCCCAGCATCTCAAGGACCAGACTTTAATTCTAGATCACTGGACAG GTTACCTAAAACGCGTTCAATGGATAATCTAGTGACTGCGTGTGACAGTGGTGGTCTGCTGACACGCACTTCAAGTGACCCCAACTTAAATAATCATCAAGTTAACCTTGACTCATGCTGCAATAATGCTGGTGGCAGTGAAACAGAAAGTCAGGCTAATCCGCAGCACACCATAGATGTGAAAGacacggaggaggaggagctacATAATTCTCTCCATACAGTCAGCCAAGATGAGGGCGGAAATACAGAAGAAGTCACAGAAagttataacaataataatgaactTAATGAAAATGGCACTTCACCAGTTATCAAGGCAGAAGTTACAGAAATGAAATGTGACGATGTTAAACCTGTGCTGGAAAATAGTACAGATATACATGAGCAACATATTATTACTATATCTATTGCTGATACCGATCAACATAAAAGTCCTGTTTTGGCACATCTACCTTGTCCAAGCTCAGAGGCTGATGTGCCTGCCATTAACACTTCATGCAAAGAGATTACCAAGTCTGGTAAGATAGCAAAGGAAGTATGTAGGACTGACAGAAAAGCAGTGTCTCAGATGCCAAAGGGTGAGATCTCTATTCTGGCATCTAACTGGGACAGTTTCCAAGGAATGATGAAATCTGTTCCTATAGGTGGGCTTGGTCTTCGCCGTCCTTTGTCATACGAGTACTCTACTAGAAGTCTCCATAGCAAGCATGGAAGACATACAGCTGGATCATATATTTCCAGAGATGCTGCAAAGATTTCCTACAATTTTCCTGCCTCATTGCACTGTTCTGGGCCGTCCGTGAAAAGCTGCAGAGGGTCAGTGGCTTGTCACACCAGGCTGCTTCAGACAGGTCGATTTTTTCCTTTGGCTTGTCCATCACCTGCGCCTCTCATGTACCAAGATGACGACGGCTTGCCTATTCCCAATGATGTTGTCCAACAACGGCTAAGACAGATGGAAGCTAGCTACAAACAAGAGGTTGACCTACTGCGAAGGCAGGTGTGGGAATTGCAGTTACAGCTGGAAATTCGACAGTATTGTGCTCCACCACCAGAACCTGAGGCCGACTACGAAGATGACTTT ACATGTGTGAAAGAGTCCGATGGCAGCGATATGGATGACCTGTACTCTGATAAAAGTGAGGACCGACTGTCAGAGGCCAGTTGGGAGCCAGTGGATAAAAAGGATACCGAG gtcACAAGATGGGTACCTGACCACATGGCTTCACATTGTTTCAACTGTGACTGCGAATTCTGGTTGGCTAAACGGAGACATCACTGCAG GAACTGCGGAAATGTTTTTTGTGGCGGCTGCTGTCATTTGAAGCTTCCCATTCCAGACCAACAGCTCTACGACCCAGTCTTGGTTTGCAATACATGCTACGACAACATCCAAGTCACACGAGCTAGGGAGCTTATGTCCCAGCAGCTGAAGAAACCCCTAGCTGCAGCATCAAGCTGA